Proteins encoded in a region of the Amphiprion ocellaris isolate individual 3 ecotype Okinawa chromosome 21, ASM2253959v1, whole genome shotgun sequence genome:
- the lrrc4.1 gene encoding leucine-rich repeat-containing protein 4 encodes MSLLGRVAVHRARKAALLCVVFLMARAWSSASLALAGAAVSQGPQGCPPQCSCSNQQGKVVCTRRGLTRVPPGIPANTRHLNLMENAIEAVQADSFRHLHHLEVLQLGRNAIRQIEVGAFNGLTSLNTLELFDNRLTVVPSGAFEYLSKLRELWLRNNPIESIPSYAFNRVPSLMRLDLGELRKLEYISEGAFEGLQNLKYLNLGMCNIRGDMPNLSPLKGLEELEISENHFPEIKPGSFKGLRALKKLWVMNSQITVIERNAFDDLTSLVELNLAHNNLSAVPHDLFSPLRYLVELHLHHNPWNCGCEAVWLARWLREYIPTNSTCCGRCHSPATMRGRQLVEVDRGEGAAVQCSAPFIADAPRDINISAGRVAELRCRTALMSSVRWLLPNGTILTHASGHPRISVLNDGTLNFSNVLAADTGTYTCMVSNAAGNSNASAYLNVSAAELNTSNLSYFTTVTVEVLGPTTEMPKPKTTTTTAAAAGAGVAGGGGVGLGTTTTTASPSVFQPVFISTPTVLLQNTDSPPGAAKPSVLPGLKGATGKPGKSGPSLDEVMKTTKIIIGCFVAVTLLAAVMLIAFYKLRKRHQQRSTVAAARTVEIIQVDEEDLPPPASAAQESGLTLPEIRDHNSINKLDFISHKTDYSFHKPKAEYKPQPDFTLHKPKAEYTTYKPNMDFSSHKPIPDYNTHKSTPDFSLHRPKPDCSPFRQDYSTHKPKAEYSPFKPDFGTHPKTKPDYSPFKPDYGTHPRQKTDFSPFKRDYSTQPKQKHDYSPLKSDYNIQYKPKAEYSPFKPDFGTHPRPKPDYSPFKPDYSTQPKPKTDYNAQRSKTDITYKPKDHYTPHKTATDYSAFKSEFSPHKVDYSAFKSDFSPHTQRPKLDYSPHKMDYSPHKVDYSTLKPKYNTYKPTGHGAKWTDNNVGNSLPRTLPSTITAMAEPFVIKTHTKEKVQETQI; translated from the coding sequence ATGAGTCTCCTGGGGCGGGTAGCTGTGCATCGTGCCAGGAAAGCCGCCCTGCTCTGTGTAGTCTTCCTGATGGCGCGAGCGTGGAGCAGCGCCTCCCTGGCCTTGGCGGGGGCGGCGGTGTCTCAAGGACCCCAGGGCTGTCCACCGCAGTGTtcctgcagtaatcagcagggGAAAGTGGTGTGCACACGACGTGGCCTCACCCGTGTGCCCCCTGGGATTCCTGCCAACACGCGACACCTCAATCTAATGGAAAACGCCATTGAGGCGGTGCAGGCTGACTCCTTCCGCCATCTGCACCACCTTGAGGTGCTCCAGCTTGGGCGAAATGCCATACGGCAGATTGAGGTGGGCGCGTTTAATGGACTTACCAGCCTCAACACATTGGAGCTGTTTGACAACAGGTTGACGGTGGTACCCAGTGGGGCCTTTGAGTACCTCTCTAAACTAAGAGAACTGTGGCTGAGGAACAACCCCATTGAGAGTATTCCCTCCTATGCCTTCAACCGGGTGCCCTCACTTATGCGACTGGACCTGGGAGAGTTAAGGAAACTGGAGTACATCTCAGAAGGAGCTTTTGAGGGCCTACAAAACCTCAAGTACCTCAACCTGGGAATGTGTAACATAAGGGGTGATATGCCAAACCTGAGTCCCCTCAAGGGCCTGGAAGAACTGGAGATCTCTGAAAATCACTTCCCAGAGATAAAGCCAGGCTCCTTCAAAGGTCTACGTGCTCTAAAAAAGCTATGGGTAATGAACTCACAAATAACAGTGATAGAGCGCAATGCTTTCGATGACCTAACTTCATTGGTGGAGCTTAATCTTGCCCATAACAATCTGAGCGCTGTGCCACATGATTTGTTCTCCCCGCTCAGGTACCTGGTGGAGCTCCACCTTCACCATAACCCATGGAACTGTGGCTGTGAGGCTGTATGGTTAGCACGCTGGCTAAGGGAGTACATCCCTACAAACTCAACTTGCTGTGGACGATGTCACTCACCTGCCACCATGAGAGGTCGACAGCTGGTTGAGGTGGACCGAGGTGAGGGCGCTGCAGTCCAGTGTTCGGCACCATTCATTGCTGATGCACCAAGGGACATAAACATCTCAGCAGGGCGAGTGGCTGAGCTTCGCTGCCGCACAGCCCTTATGTCTTCAGTGCGTTGGCTTCTACCCAATGGGACTATTCTGACACATGCCTCTGGCCACCCGAGAATATCAGTTctaaatgatggtacccttaacttctCCAATGTCCTGGCAGCAGACACGGGCACTTACACCTGCATGGTGTCCAATGCAGCTGGGAACTCCAATGCCTCGGCCTACCTCAATGTGAGTGCAGCTGAGCTTAACACATCCAACCTGAGTTACTTTACCACAGTGACTGTGGAGGTCTTGGGGCCAACCACTGAGATGCCCAAACCTAAAACTACCACaaccacagctgcagctgcaggtgctggggttgctggaggaggaggagtaggccTAGGGACAACAACTACAACTGCCTCTCCATCCGTCTTTCAGCCAGTCTTCATCTCCACACCAACTGTGCTGCTGCAAAACACTGACAGTCCACCAGGCGCAGCTAAGCCATCTGTGTTGCCAGGATTGAAAGGTGCCACTGGAAAGCCAGGCAAGTCTGGCCCTAGCCTGGATGAAGTCATGAAGACCACTAAAATCATAATAGGCTGCTTTGTGGCAGTGACACTGCTGGCTGCTGTCATGCTCATCGCCTTCTACAAATTGAGAAAGCGTCACCAGCAGAGGAGCACAGTGGCAGCTGCTCGCACGGTAGAGATTATCCAGGTGGATGAGGAGGACCTTCCACCACCAGCATCTGCAGCCCAAGAGTCCGGTCTCACACTACCTGAAATCCGGGACCATAACAGCATAAACAAACTGGACTTTATCAGCCACAAGACTGACTACAGTTTTCACAAACCCAAGGCCGAATACAAACCACAGCCTGACTTTACCCTACACAAGCCGAAGGCTGAGTATACCACATATAAGCCAAATATGGACTTCAGCAGCCACAAACCCATCCCAGACTACAACACTCACAAATCTACGCCAGATTTTAGCCTTCATAGACCAAAGCCTGACTGCAGCCCATTTCGACAGGACTACAGCACTCACAAACCTAAAGCAGAATACAGCCCATTTAAACCAGACTTTGGCACTCATCCGAAAACTAAACCAGACTACAGCCCCTTCAAACCAGATTATGGTACTCATCCTAGGCAGAAAACTGACTTCAGCCCATTCAAACGAGACTATAGCACCCAGCCGAAACAGAAACATGACTACAGCCCATTGAAGTCAGACTACAACATACAATATAAACCTAAAGCTGAATACAGTCCATTCAAGCCTGACTTTGGCACTCACCCAAGACCTAAACCTGACTACAGTCCATTTAAGCCTGACTACAGCACTCAGCCTAAACCCAAAACAGACTACAATGCCCAGAGATCTAAAACAGACATTACCTACAAACCCAAGGACCATTACACCCCACATAAGACTGCAACCGATTACAGCGCCTTCAAGAGTGAATTCAGCCCCCACAAAGTGGATTACAGCGCCTTCAAGTCTGATTTTAGTCCACACACTCAGAGACCTAAACTTGATTACAGTCCACATAAAATGGACTACAGCCCCCATAAGGTGGACTACAGCACTCTAAAGCCCAAATATAACACCTATAAACCAACTGGCCATGGGGCAAAATGGACAGACAACAATGTTGGGAACTCTTTGCCTCGAACCTTGCCCAGCACCATCACAGCAATGGCTGAGCCCTTTGTCATAAAAACTCACACCAAGGAGAAGGTACAGGAGACTCAGATTTAA